The sequence ATCCATCTGCTTTAAATCCAGCATCACTAAATCTGTGGCATCCAGTAATTCATCAATGACGGGATCATAACGGCGCACAAAACCGTTGGTATCCAGACAAGTGTGAATACCTTCTTCGTGACAGGCGCGGAACCAATCACGGACAAACTCAGCCTGTAAGATGGCTTCGCCACCGGAGGCAGTGACACCACCACCAGAAGCATTCATAAAGTGGCGATAGGTAACGGCTTCTTTAACTAATTCTTCAACGGTAACTTCTTTGCCGCCGTGCGTGTCCCAAGTATCACGGTTATGGCAATACAGGCAGCGCATTAAGCAACCTTGAAAGAATACAATAAATCTAATCCCTGGGCCGTCAACGGTGCCACAGGATTCGAATGAGTGAATGCGGCCAAGTACGGACATTGCAGGTTACTC comes from Yersinia canariae and encodes:
- the pflA gene encoding pyruvate formate lyase 1-activating protein; its protein translation is MSVLGRIHSFESCGTVDGPGIRFIVFFQGCLMRCLYCHNRDTWDTHGGKEVTVEELVKEAVTYRHFMNASGGGVTASGGEAILQAEFVRDWFRACHEEGIHTCLDTNGFVRRYDPVIDELLDATDLVMLDLKQMDDSVHQNLVGVSNHRTLEFARYLAKRNQKTWIRYVVVPGWSDDDKSAHMLGEFTQNMTNIEKIELLPYHELGKHKWIAMGEEYKLDGVKPPTAEIMDRVKGILESYGHKVIY